A genome region from bacterium includes the following:
- a CDS encoding PTS sugar transporter subunit IIA has translation MLIGAGTTLGLQVLLVYSLPLFGVSPFKTVPFPPEWWLVILLITPAGFLAVELEKLIRRRLIKASARIHTVERIIPKELRDDTLRDELREIVIEQRGIVEGRFDRLIKKCEILDIDRSISLKEMFKMVSAMLSRRVGIDKKTLFNLLMEREKQVSTVISHGLAIPHAIARGIQEFDILLVRCPEGVIFPDVSRGVHTVFVLVGPPDERNFYLRALAAIAQIAQDKDFDKNWLKAVDIEELRNCILSAERKRVGIV, from the coding sequence GTGCTTATAGGCGCGGGGACAACTTTAGGACTGCAAGTTCTATTGGTCTATTCTCTTCCTTTATTTGGAGTTAGTCCATTTAAAACAGTGCCTTTCCCTCCTGAGTGGTGGTTAGTTATACTTTTAATTACCCCGGCAGGGTTTTTAGCTGTTGAACTTGAGAAGCTCATAAGAAGGCGATTGATAAAAGCTTCTGCCCGCATACATACTGTAGAGCGCATTATTCCCAAAGAGTTAAGAGACGATACGCTGCGCGATGAATTAAGGGAGATTGTAATCGAGCAGAGAGGGATTGTTGAGGGTAGGTTTGACCGTCTGATAAAAAAATGCGAGATTTTGGATATAGACCGCTCTATATCTTTAAAAGAGATGTTTAAGATGGTATCGGCCATGCTCTCCAGGCGGGTAGGTATAGACAAGAAGACACTCTTTAATCTATTGATGGAAAGAGAGAAACAGGTCAGCACCGTGATCTCTCATGGACTTGCCATACCACATGCCATTGCCAGAGGAATTCAGGAATTTGACATTCTTTTGGTTCGTTGTCCAGAAGGAGTTATCTTTCCTGATGTATCCAGGGGAGTTCATACCGTGTTTGTTCTGGTTGGCCCTCCTGATGAACGCAATTTCTATCTCCGTGCTCTGGCAGCTATTGCCCAGATTGCTCAGGATAAAGACTTTGATAAGAATTGGTTAAAGGCTGTGGATA